A single Bacteroidales bacterium DNA region contains:
- a CDS encoding DUF2384 domain-containing protein codes for MIIDEVLDPEVPCGYSLDDNSTLSLIQLARRGIAFQVFHRFARSVSLTMQEWSSFLHVSERTLQRYSKENRPFAPDQSEKILEIALLYKKGIAVFGSREKFDHWLTAKNIALGGMEPKNLLDSSLGIHLVSDELSRIEQGVLA; via the coding sequence ATGATAATTGACGAAGTTCTTGACCCCGAGGTTCCTTGCGGCTACAGCCTGGATGACAACAGCACCCTGTCGCTGATTCAACTGGCCAGAAGGGGTATAGCCTTTCAGGTCTTTCATCGCTTTGCCCGGAGTGTTTCGCTTACGATGCAGGAATGGTCATCATTTCTCCATGTTTCAGAACGTACGCTCCAGCGATACAGCAAAGAAAACCGTCCTTTTGCTCCCGACCAGTCAGAAAAGATTCTTGAAATTGCCCTGCTGTACAAAAAAGGTATAGCGGTTTTCGGCAGCAGGGAAAAATTCGACCACTGGCTTACTGCTAAAAACATCGCGCTGGGAGGTATGGAGCCAAAAAACCTTCTGGATAGTTCCCTTGGCATCCATCTTGTAAGTGACGAACTATCCCGTATAGAACAAGGTGTCCTGGCATGA
- a CDS encoding RES family NAD+ phosphorylase, translated as MMVFRLSKAQFARDLSGRGAQIAGGRWNSKGIPMVYTSQSRALCTVEIAVHTPLGNIPEDYVLVSVFIPDHLIIKELQEKELPARWYAFPHPHSTQKIGDRFINGKKHPVLKVPSAVVQGEYNFLLNPLHPEFGSISIHSVEPFRFDERLFKSL; from the coding sequence ATGATGGTATTCCGGCTTTCCAAAGCACAGTTTGCCAGGGATCTTTCCGGCAGAGGAGCGCAGATTGCCGGAGGGCGGTGGAACAGCAAAGGGATTCCCATGGTTTATACCAGCCAGTCAAGAGCTTTATGCACTGTTGAAATTGCCGTACATACCCCGCTAGGCAACATTCCTGAGGATTATGTGCTGGTTTCTGTTTTTATCCCGGACCACCTGATAATAAAGGAACTGCAGGAGAAAGAACTTCCCGCCCGGTGGTATGCATTTCCTCATCCTCATTCAACTCAGAAAATAGGCGACCGATTTATTAACGGAAAAAAACATCCTGTGCTGAAGGTTCCCTCGGCAGTTGTTCAGGGCGAGTACAATTTCCTGCTGAATCCTCTGCATCCCGAATTCGGGAGTATTTCAATTCATTCTGTTGAACCGTTCCGCTTTGACGAAAGATTATTCAAAAGCCTTTAG